A window of Rufibacter sp. LB8 contains these coding sequences:
- a CDS encoding N-6 DNA methylase produces MEALFDTYNILTSKVQNGISLSIDQIGKFASELGWNPSYFEKPTLEDFANGHIIVEHGLENTAVLSFLNIEFEELSTIQQRLLINISYNNLVDWHIVVDRNYINYIYNRSLPGASVISRNKLDSKFNDLRSEAFDKVRGKKPSPNLPPLDDALIDTISYWKRNLASLTNYSVTNGEISSLFNTIFFIRALEDTKKRYDKDSIGDKILMDEFNLLTLSQPDNFNITYLLKHVIKKLDYGEVPEDIVNFDTLKVFNELPKRDVQFLIRDFYINKVADLYTYDFSIMSKHAFSRIYERYVSILKIEETPQTSLWPVVAEELNKATGTVYTPQYIARFFAKYLQSQLPVSKFLNLKTLEPAIGSGIFIRTLLELQWEAFDGQLEENIYRNNFENLLGLDIDENACQATRLSISLLHLLAFNKFPSKLNILNKESVDYFMTSNHNNEFDVIISNPPFVQFNSLDEENKNKLKNYLGPLYRGKPDLYFAFLKLAIEALKPGGYAAFVLPHSFLVTDGAKLLRKYLAENVIIKFWADLSSIGVFGNTGVYVTLLIFQKKHPHSSRETNNVTILKCNRNVGKALEDVLNCNFVEQKNYSIYQVEQDIFQRDQWFVLSKFEYSLNKRLETFRKLDEFLDIKQGFNSGGDEVFIRDVVDIPANELSIYIPHVRDREMETYTLPEVITKYFFYPFVNGQKVDQEYIMKNFPATWDYLLSKRAILSKTKKEEKNWWFPSRTRDPKDLLQPKVIGPHLAVMPRYSLDINGAVGVSRSPYFTLKKQYTDINLLYYFLGVLNSSPCFWYISSHSHKYGSGYTMVEVKTLVKTPVPDPTTSDSNLVIKLINLVRKRINAKSSDYYEIERSIDMLVCKLYNLSDEDMKGLFGATLNV; encoded by the coding sequence ATGGAAGCTTTATTCGACACCTATAACATTTTAACATCTAAGGTCCAAAATGGAATATCTTTATCTATTGACCAGATAGGAAAATTTGCAAGTGAACTAGGCTGGAACCCGAGCTATTTTGAAAAGCCTACACTTGAAGATTTTGCCAATGGACATATTATTGTAGAACATGGCTTAGAAAATACTGCTGTCCTGTCCTTTCTAAATATTGAATTTGAAGAATTATCAACAATTCAACAAAGGCTACTGATTAATATTTCATACAATAATTTAGTTGATTGGCACATTGTCGTAGATAGAAACTATATCAACTACATATATAATAGGAGTTTGCCTGGAGCAAGCGTTATAAGTAGGAATAAGCTTGATTCAAAATTTAATGATTTAAGGAGTGAGGCCTTTGATAAAGTTAGGGGAAAAAAGCCATCTCCAAATCTTCCACCGCTTGATGATGCACTAATTGACACAATTTCATACTGGAAAAGAAACTTAGCTTCTTTAACAAATTACAGTGTTACAAATGGAGAAATATCTTCATTATTTAATACCATATTCTTTATTAGAGCTTTAGAAGATACAAAAAAAAGGTATGACAAAGATTCCATAGGTGATAAAATACTTATGGATGAATTTAATTTATTGACCTTATCACAGCCAGATAATTTTAATATAACGTATTTATTAAAGCATGTAATTAAAAAACTGGATTATGGCGAAGTCCCTGAGGATATTGTAAATTTTGACACTTTGAAAGTGTTCAATGAGTTGCCGAAAAGAGATGTGCAATTTTTAATCCGTGATTTTTATATTAACAAAGTAGCTGATTTATATACATATGATTTTTCAATAATGTCTAAACATGCCTTTAGTAGAATATATGAAAGGTATGTGTCAATTCTAAAAATAGAAGAAACTCCTCAAACTTCATTATGGCCAGTAGTAGCAGAGGAATTAAATAAAGCGACAGGAACTGTTTATACACCTCAATATATTGCTCGCTTCTTTGCTAAATATTTACAAAGCCAACTTCCTGTTTCTAAGTTTTTAAATTTAAAAACTTTGGAACCCGCAATTGGCTCTGGAATTTTTATCCGTACTCTTTTGGAGCTACAATGGGAAGCATTTGACGGCCAATTAGAAGAAAATATTTATAGAAATAATTTTGAAAACTTATTAGGCCTAGATATTGACGAGAATGCTTGCCAAGCAACACGGCTTTCTATTTCGCTTCTTCATTTATTAGCATTTAATAAATTCCCAAGTAAGCTAAATATTTTAAACAAAGAGTCTGTTGATTATTTTATGACATCGAATCATAATAACGAATTTGATGTCATAATATCTAATCCACCTTTTGTTCAATTCAATAGCTTAGATGAAGAAAATAAGAATAAATTAAAAAATTATCTAGGGCCCTTGTATAGAGGAAAGCCAGATTTGTATTTTGCATTCTTAAAGTTAGCAATAGAAGCCCTTAAACCCGGAGGGTACGCAGCCTTTGTTTTGCCCCACAGTTTTTTGGTAACTGATGGAGCCAAATTATTGAGAAAATACTTAGCTGAAAATGTTATTATTAAATTTTGGGCTGACCTTTCTTCAATTGGAGTATTTGGTAACACTGGAGTTTATGTAACGCTTTTAATTTTTCAGAAAAAGCATCCGCACTCCAGCCGTGAAACAAATAATGTTACGATATTAAAATGCAATAGAAACGTAGGTAAAGCTTTGGAAGATGTGCTAAATTGTAATTTTGTTGAGCAAAAAAATTATAGCATCTATCAAGTTGAGCAGGATATATTTCAAAGGGACCAATGGTTTGTTTTATCGAAGTTTGAATATTCTTTAAATAAAAGACTTGAGACATTTAGAAAGCTAGATGAGTTTCTTGACATAAAACAAGGCTTTAATTCTGGCGGCGATGAAGTGTTTATAAGAGATGTAGTAGATATACCTGCCAATGAGTTGTCTATTTATATTCCGCATGTTCGGGATCGTGAGATGGAAACCTATACTCTTCCTGAGGTAATAACAAAGTATTTTTTCTACCCTTTTGTGAATGGTCAAAAAGTAGATCAAGAATATATAATGAAAAATTTCCCAGCTACTTGGGACTATCTATTAAGCAAAAGAGCTATTCTTTCCAAAACAAAAAAAGAAGAGAAGAATTGGTGGTTTCCATCCAGAACTAGAGACCCAAAAGATTTGCTTCAGCCTAAAGTTATTGGGCCACATCTTGCAGTAATGCCAAGATATTCTCTAGATATAAATGGGGCAGTAGGTGTATCAAGAAGCCCCTATTTTACGCTCAAAAAACAGTATACTGATATAAATTTACTATATTATTTTCTAGGAGTACTAAATTCTAGCCCGTGCTTTTGGTATATAAGCAGCCATTCACATAAATATGGCAGTGGGTACACGATGGTTGAGGTTAAGACATTAGTAAAAACTCCTGTGCCAGACCCTACAACATCTGATTCTAACTTAGTTATCAAGTTGATAAATCTTGTTAGGAAAAGGATAAATGCCAAATCAAGCGATTATTATGAGATTGAGAGAAGTATTGATATGCTTGTTTGTAAATTGTATAATTTAAGTGATGAAGACATGAAAGGGCTATTTGGCGCAACTTTAAATGTATAG
- the menB gene encoding 1,4-dihydroxy-2-naphthoyl-CoA synthase, whose amino-acid sequence MESKFAWNTIKEYKEILFQFYNGIAKISINRPQVHNAFTPRTVAEMIDAMNICRDNSDIGVIILTGEGGKAFCSGGDQSVRGHGGYIGEDTVPRLNVLDLQMQIRRIPKPVIAMVAGWAIGGGHVLHVVCDLSIAAENARFGQTGPKVGSFDGGFGASYLARVVGQKKAREIWYLCDQYNAQEALDMGLVNKVVPLEQLEETTVEWCGKILEKSPLALRMLKASFNAELDGQSGIQQLAGDATLLYYLSDEAKEGKNAFLEKRKPDFSKYPKFP is encoded by the coding sequence ATGGAAAGTAAATTCGCTTGGAATACCATTAAGGAATACAAAGAGATTCTGTTCCAGTTTTACAACGGCATCGCCAAAATCAGCATTAACCGGCCGCAGGTGCACAACGCGTTCACGCCGCGCACCGTGGCCGAGATGATTGACGCCATGAACATCTGCCGTGACAATTCTGACATTGGCGTGATCATCTTGACCGGCGAGGGCGGAAAAGCCTTCTGCTCGGGCGGCGACCAAAGCGTGCGCGGCCATGGCGGCTACATTGGCGAAGACACCGTTCCGCGCCTGAATGTGCTGGATTTACAGATGCAAATCAGACGCATCCCCAAGCCTGTGATTGCCATGGTGGCCGGCTGGGCCATTGGCGGCGGGCACGTGTTGCACGTGGTCTGTGATTTGAGCATCGCCGCGGAGAACGCCCGTTTCGGGCAGACCGGACCGAAGGTAGGTTCGTTTGACGGCGGCTTCGGGGCGAGTTATCTGGCGCGTGTGGTTGGCCAGAAGAAAGCCCGCGAAATCTGGTACCTCTGCGACCAATACAACGCGCAGGAAGCCCTGGACATGGGCTTGGTGAACAAAGTAGTGCCCTTGGAGCAACTAGAGGAAACCACCGTGGAATGGTGCGGCAAAATCCTGGAGAAAAGCCCGCTGGCTTTGCGTATGCTAAAAGCCTCGTTCAACGCCGAGCTGGACGGCCAGTCAGGAATTCAACAATTAGCCGGTGACGCTACCTTGCTGTATTATTTATCTGACGAAGCCAAGGAAGGGAAAAATGCGTTCCTGGAGAAGCGCAAACCAGATTTCTCCAAGTACCCTAAGTTTCCGTGA
- the menD gene encoding 2-succinyl-5-enolpyruvyl-6-hydroxy-3-cyclohexene-1-carboxylic-acid synthase: MILQAVIDIAEICARKGVQDVVLSPGSRCAPLTLAFARHPQLRVRTVPDERSAAFIGLGMAQQTGKPVVLVCTSGTAAYNYAPAVAEAFYQNIPLLVLTADRPPEWIDQLDGQTIRQSHIYGGHVKRSLDFPVDATHPDSQWHAARLVNEALNEAYAFPEGPVHLNIPLREPFYPEEGEVFAYASDVKIIAEMPSSFGFTTEVWLTLTAELKQYKRVLVVAGQGKKDEALHQSIQNFCRVTGAVFVADTISNQQSEGETINYHDVFLGAKHLQTEPTLKPDLLITFHKSLISKNLKLFLRQQEGMAHWHVQPAGMVADTFQKLTRIIRTQPQEFFTRLNQLDSVQINPAFTQAWHSLNHQGKAVLNSFQEESPFSEFKACYQVLRNLPTNSLLHLANSMTVRYANLIGVAENGGVEVFANRGTSGIDGSTSTAVGSALSTDKLVTLVTGDMAFLYDRNALWHNYLPQNLRIVVLNNHGGGIFRMIEGPRSQPELRPFFETDQRQTAQKTAEDMGLAYTLVKDEAALAQALASFFDASAGPQLIEVETSSPENYDVFAQYRKAVQGIRLG, encoded by the coding sequence ATGATTCTACAAGCCGTTATTGACATAGCCGAAATCTGCGCCCGCAAAGGCGTGCAAGATGTGGTGCTTTCGCCGGGCTCACGCTGCGCGCCGCTCACGCTGGCCTTTGCCCGTCACCCACAGCTGCGGGTGCGCACCGTGCCAGATGAACGCAGCGCCGCCTTTATTGGCCTGGGCATGGCCCAGCAGACGGGCAAACCGGTGGTGCTGGTCTGTACCTCGGGCACCGCGGCCTATAACTACGCGCCCGCCGTGGCCGAGGCCTTTTACCAGAACATTCCGCTGCTGGTGCTGACCGCCGACCGTCCGCCAGAATGGATTGACCAGCTGGACGGACAGACCATTCGGCAGAGCCACATTTACGGTGGCCACGTGAAGCGGAGCCTGGACTTCCCGGTGGATGCCACGCACCCAGATTCGCAATGGCACGCGGCCCGCCTGGTCAACGAAGCCCTGAACGAAGCCTACGCTTTCCCCGAAGGCCCCGTGCACCTCAACATTCCGCTGCGCGAACCTTTTTATCCCGAGGAAGGAGAGGTGTTTGCTTATGCTTCTGATGTGAAAATTATTGCCGAAATGCCTTCTTCTTTCGGCTTCACGACCGAGGTTTGGCTGACCTTGACGGCAGAACTTAAGCAGTACAAGCGGGTGCTGGTGGTTGCCGGTCAAGGAAAAAAGGACGAAGCGCTTCATCAATCCATCCAGAATTTCTGCCGCGTCACCGGAGCCGTATTTGTGGCAGACACCATCAGCAACCAGCAATCCGAAGGCGAGACCATCAATTACCATGATGTCTTTCTGGGCGCCAAGCATCTGCAAACTGAACCAACTTTAAAACCAGATTTGCTGATTACGTTCCATAAATCGCTAATCTCCAAGAACCTGAAACTGTTTTTGCGGCAGCAGGAAGGAATGGCGCATTGGCACGTGCAGCCCGCCGGCATGGTGGCAGATACGTTCCAGAAACTCACGCGCATCATCAGAACCCAGCCGCAAGAATTTTTCACGAGGTTAAATCAACTGGACAGTGTTCAAATAAACCCAGCTTTTACCCAGGCCTGGCATTCGTTGAACCATCAGGGGAAGGCTGTATTGAACAGTTTTCAGGAAGAAAGTCCGTTTTCAGAGTTTAAAGCCTGTTACCAGGTGTTGAGGAATTTGCCAACAAACAGCTTATTGCATTTGGCCAACAGCATGACTGTTCGCTACGCCAATCTTATCGGCGTAGCCGAAAATGGAGGCGTGGAGGTGTTCGCCAACCGGGGCACCAGCGGCATTGACGGCAGCACCAGCACGGCCGTGGGGTCAGCGTTGAGCACAGACAAACTAGTGACCTTGGTAACCGGCGACATGGCCTTTCTCTATGACCGGAACGCGCTTTGGCACAATTACCTTCCCCAGAACCTCAGGATAGTGGTGCTGAACAACCATGGCGGCGGCATTTTCAGGATGATTGAAGGTCCCAGAAGTCAACCGGAACTCAGGCCTTTCTTTGAAACCGACCAGCGCCAGACCGCCCAAAAAACTGCCGAGGACATGGGCTTGGCGTATACCTTGGTGAAAGACGAAGCTGCTCTTGCCCAAGCGTTGGCATCGTTTTTTGATGCCTCGGCGGGGCCGCAATTGATTGAGGTGGAAACCAGCAGCCCCGAAAATTATGACGTGTTTGCGCAGTACCGAAAAGCGGTGCAGGGAATTCGGCTGGGGTAA
- a CDS encoding chorismate-binding protein, translating into MPDDISAYITHLTKGFSLQETAFSLFQAAVETELPAVLWRLPNTQHIQVLVSKKTQNTLPPLEGPTKGFAFHPFQVSETSPVKFLPADIYFCGKADEKIDVSATEFPERFWAHFQKRSQKQNAQSLQTWPQHPIGSVSAIQRDVFEQTVATAVNAMQAGCLEKVVLSRTKTLPLFEGFDLLQAFLQLTNLYPTAFVSLVAIPGIGTWLGATPEVLVQIDRHHVFRTVALAGTQPITEGLTPADAIWRQKEIEEQSLVQRYIISCFKHLRLRDYVEMGPRTIAAGNLLHLKTEYSAAMEEVGFPNLGTQMLELLHPTSAVGGMPKAAALKMINELEQHNRRYYSGFLGPVQIGQETNLFVNLRCAEVGKDTVTAYAGAGMTADSNPAKEWQETELKMQTVLRLFQASES; encoded by the coding sequence ATGCCCGACGATATTTCTGCTTACATCACCCACCTCACCAAAGGCTTTTCGCTTCAGGAAACCGCGTTTTCTTTGTTTCAGGCAGCCGTTGAAACTGAACTCCCAGCTGTCCTGTGGCGGTTGCCCAATACCCAGCATATTCAGGTTTTAGTAAGCAAGAAAACACAGAACACTTTACCGCCGCTTGAAGGCCCAACTAAAGGCTTCGCTTTTCACCCGTTCCAGGTTTCTGAAACTTCGCCTGTCAAGTTCCTGCCAGCGGATATTTACTTTTGCGGCAAAGCCGATGAAAAAATAGATGTTAGCGCCACAGAATTTCCAGAGCGTTTTTGGGCTCACTTTCAGAAACGAAGCCAAAAACAGAACGCGCAATCTTTGCAAACTTGGCCACAACATCCAATTGGTTCTGTTTCTGCCATTCAACGAGATGTATTTGAGCAGACGGTAGCCACCGCGGTGAATGCCATGCAGGCGGGCTGTCTGGAGAAAGTAGTGCTGTCCAGAACCAAAACGCTGCCGCTGTTTGAGGGTTTTGACTTGTTGCAGGCCTTTTTGCAGTTGACCAACTTGTACCCCACGGCCTTCGTCTCATTGGTGGCCATTCCAGGTATTGGCACGTGGCTGGGCGCAACGCCTGAAGTGTTGGTGCAGATTGACCGCCACCACGTGTTCAGGACCGTGGCTCTGGCCGGCACACAACCCATCACCGAGGGCCTCACGCCCGCCGATGCCATTTGGCGACAGAAGGAAATTGAGGAACAGTCCTTGGTGCAACGCTACATCATCAGCTGTTTTAAACACCTGCGCCTGCGCGATTACGTGGAGATGGGCCCCAGAACCATCGCCGCCGGAAACTTATTGCATCTTAAAACCGAGTACAGTGCCGCCATGGAGGAAGTCGGGTTCCCGAACCTGGGCACGCAGATGCTGGAGTTGTTGCACCCCACTTCCGCCGTGGGCGGAATGCCCAAAGCCGCCGCCTTAAAGATGATTAACGAACTGGAGCAGCATAACCGACGCTATTACAGCGGGTTTCTGGGGCCGGTGCAAATAGGGCAGGAGACCAATCTGTTTGTGAACCTGCGCTGCGCCGAAGTAGGAAAGGACACCGTGACCGCCTACGCCGGCGCGGGCATGACCGCCGACTCCAATCCCGCCAAAGAGTGGCAGGAGACCGAACTCAAAATGCAGACCGTGCTGCGCCTTTTCCAAGCCTCTGAATCATGA
- a CDS encoding DUF5615 family PIN-like protein, whose translation MKFLVDAQLPKSLSALLENQGFNTLHTLDLPERNATKDGLIARLAKEQDRVVITKDSDFLKSFIIKKEPPKLLLLKTGNMKNQGLLSLFEKNLTLLQKLFKHHDLVEMTREEIIVHQ comes from the coding sequence ATGAAGTTTCTGGTAGATGCCCAACTGCCTAAAAGTCTTTCTGCGTTACTTGAGAACCAAGGTTTCAATACTCTTCACACTCTTGATTTGCCTGAAAGGAATGCCACAAAAGACGGCTTGATTGCCCGTTTGGCAAAAGAACAGGACAGGGTTGTCATCACCAAAGATTCTGACTTTCTGAAGTCCTTCATAATCAAAAAGGAGCCGCCCAAGTTGCTTTTGCTTAAGACCGGAAATATGAAAAACCAAGGTTTACTTTCTTTATTTGAAAAGAACCTTACCTTGCTTCAGAAGTTATTTAAACACCATGATTTAGTTGAAATGACGCGTGAGGAAATTATAGTTCATCAGTAA
- a CDS encoding DUF433 domain-containing protein, with amino-acid sequence MQEELINRITIDPDICHGKPTIRGLRYPVENMLELLAGGMTIEELLEDYPDLVREDFLACLQYAAKLVQVKGVYRIAS; translated from the coding sequence ATGCAAGAAGAACTCATCAACCGCATTACAATTGACCCGGACATCTGCCATGGCAAACCTACCATTAGGGGCTTGCGTTACCCGGTGGAGAACATGCTGGAGCTTTTGGCAGGCGGTATGACCATTGAAGAATTGCTGGAAGACTATCCAGACTTAGTGCGCGAAGATTTTTTGGCCTGTCTGCAATATGCCGCTAAACTGGTGCAAGTGAAAGGAGTCTATCGCATTGCGTCATGA
- a CDS encoding hotdog fold thioesterase, translated as MKKRRELTLEQLNAWNKNTLGEHLGMEYTEIGDDFLIGRMPVDHRTHQPMGLLHGGASVALAETLGSVAATMFLDLEKQYCVGLEINANHIKSVRSGFVYGKASAVHIGRRTQVWEIRITSEAGDLVCLSRITMAVLDRVK; from the coding sequence ATGAAAAAACGCCGCGAACTCACCCTAGAGCAACTCAACGCCTGGAACAAGAATACGTTAGGCGAGCACTTAGGGATGGAATACACAGAGATTGGCGATGATTTTCTGATTGGCCGCATGCCCGTTGACCACCGCACTCACCAGCCTATGGGCCTGCTGCACGGCGGCGCCTCCGTAGCCCTGGCCGAAACCTTGGGCAGCGTGGCCGCCACCATGTTCCTGGATTTGGAGAAGCAATATTGCGTAGGACTGGAAATCAACGCCAACCACATCAAGAGCGTGCGCAGCGGGTTTGTCTACGGCAAAGCCAGCGCGGTGCACATTGGTCGCCGCACCCAAGTCTGGGAAATACGTATCACCTCAGAGGCCGGTGATTTGGTGTGCCTGAGCCGCATTACCATGGCCGTTTTGGATAGAGTGAAATAG
- a CDS encoding histidine phosphatase family protein: MSLKKIYLIRHGQTDLNLQGIVQGSGVDAPLNDTGLWQADKFFQAYRHVKFDKIYTSALQRSVQSVEQFIDLGIPYEQHAGLNEICWGTREGTKITPEEDAYYYNMLERWQQGETHVPIEGGESPEQVAERQKDVLDLILSRPEEETILICMHGRAMRILLAWLLNYPLYQMDQFTHQNLCLYELNHTGSMFWVERFADVSHLA; this comes from the coding sequence TTGAGCCTCAAAAAAATATACCTTATCCGGCACGGCCAAACCGACCTCAACCTGCAAGGCATTGTGCAAGGCAGCGGCGTGGACGCCCCCTTAAATGACACCGGTCTTTGGCAGGCCGACAAATTCTTTCAGGCGTACCGGCACGTGAAATTCGATAAAATCTACACCTCGGCGCTTCAGCGCAGCGTGCAGAGCGTGGAGCAATTTATTGACCTGGGCATCCCCTATGAGCAGCACGCCGGCCTGAACGAAATCTGCTGGGGCACCCGCGAAGGCACCAAAATCACCCCCGAGGAAGACGCCTATTACTACAACATGCTGGAACGCTGGCAACAAGGCGAAACCCACGTGCCCATAGAAGGCGGCGAAAGCCCGGAACAGGTGGCCGAGCGCCAGAAAGACGTGCTGGATTTGATCCTGTCCAGGCCCGAGGAGGAAACCATCTTAATATGCATGCATGGCCGCGCCATGCGCATCCTCTTGGCCTGGCTTTTGAACTACCCGCTGTACCAGATGGACCAGTTCACCCACCAGAACCTCTGCCTCTATGAGCTGAACCACACCGGCTCCATGTTTTGGGTAGAACGCTTTGCCGATGTCTCACATTTAGCCTGA
- a CDS encoding pyruvate dehydrogenase complex dihydrolipoamide acetyltransferase encodes MAEIIRMPKMSDTMTEGVIASWLKKVGDSVKSGDVLAEVETDKATMELESYEDGTLLHIGPQAGESVPVDGVLAIIGKQGEDISGLLSGANGGTAAPEAAAPKADEAPKAEAKPEAAPAAAPSAPAAKVYAEVIKMPKMSDTMQEGTIVAWHKKVGDKVKSGDLLAEVETDKATMELESYEDGTLLYIGVEAGASVAVDGILAIIGEAGADYQALLNGGSSSGGNANPAEAKSQEEATRLEEHKTEAQSQSGDGVNQAAGAPVPGQGTQTASAPANQGRLLASPLAKKVAQEKGISLADVKGSGENGRIVLRDVENFTPGAAAPKAAQLQAAAPQVSAPAQSGEAYTEVPVSQMRKVIARRLSESLFTAPHFFLTMEIDMDKAMEARVAMNEVAPVKVSFNDMVIKAAAAALRKHPAVNSSWLGDKIRYNNVVNIGVAVAVEDGLLVPVVRNADQKSLSTISAEVKDLGGKAKSKKLQPSDWEGSTFTISNLGMFGIEEFTAIINPPDACILAVGGIKETPVVKNGQIQIGNVMKVTLSCDHRVVDGAVGSAFLQTLKAFLENPVTMLV; translated from the coding sequence ATGGCCGAAATCATACGAATGCCCAAGATGAGTGACACTATGACCGAGGGAGTCATTGCCTCATGGTTAAAGAAAGTTGGTGACTCTGTGAAATCTGGGGACGTTCTTGCTGAAGTGGAAACCGACAAGGCGACCATGGAATTGGAATCATACGAAGACGGAACTCTACTCCATATTGGACCGCAAGCCGGCGAATCTGTGCCCGTAGACGGCGTTCTAGCCATTATCGGCAAGCAGGGCGAAGACATCTCTGGCCTTTTATCTGGCGCTAACGGTGGCACTGCTGCCCCAGAGGCCGCTGCCCCTAAAGCAGACGAAGCCCCTAAAGCCGAAGCCAAACCAGAAGCAGCCCCAGCCGCTGCTCCTTCAGCGCCTGCCGCCAAGGTATACGCTGAGGTCATCAAAATGCCCAAAATGAGCGACACCATGCAGGAAGGCACCATTGTGGCCTGGCATAAAAAGGTGGGCGACAAAGTGAAATCCGGTGACCTTCTGGCCGAGGTGGAAACCGACAAAGCCACCATGGAGCTGGAGTCTTACGAAGACGGCACCCTGTTGTACATTGGCGTGGAAGCCGGTGCCTCTGTAGCCGTAGACGGAATTCTGGCCATCATCGGCGAAGCCGGTGCCGATTACCAGGCGTTATTAAATGGCGGCTCCTCTTCTGGCGGAAACGCCAACCCCGCTGAAGCCAAATCACAAGAAGAAGCCACCCGCTTAGAAGAACATAAAACCGAAGCCCAGTCCCAGTCCGGTGACGGCGTGAACCAGGCTGCCGGTGCTCCGGTACCAGGCCAAGGCACGCAAACGGCTAGTGCACCTGCCAACCAAGGCAGACTGTTAGCTTCACCGTTGGCCAAGAAAGTTGCCCAGGAAAAAGGCATCAGCCTGGCAGACGTGAAAGGTTCCGGCGAAAACGGACGTATTGTGCTGCGTGACGTGGAGAACTTCACCCCTGGCGCGGCCGCTCCTAAAGCTGCCCAGCTACAAGCTGCTGCCCCACAAGTTTCTGCTCCAGCCCAGTCTGGCGAAGCCTACACTGAGGTTCCAGTATCACAGATGCGCAAGGTTATTGCCCGCCGTCTGTCTGAGAGCTTGTTTACCGCGCCGCACTTCTTCCTGACCATGGAAATTGACATGGACAAAGCCATGGAAGCCCGCGTGGCCATGAACGAGGTTGCCCCGGTGAAAGTCTCCTTCAATGACATGGTGATCAAAGCCGCCGCCGCTGCCCTTCGCAAGCACCCAGCCGTGAATTCTTCCTGGTTAGGCGATAAAATTCGCTACAACAACGTGGTGAACATTGGCGTAGCCGTAGCCGTGGAAGATGGTCTGCTGGTGCCCGTGGTTCGCAACGCTGATCAAAAGTCCCTCTCCACCATTTCTGCCGAAGTGAAAGACCTGGGCGGCAAAGCCAAGTCTAAGAAACTACAGCCAAGTGATTGGGAAGGCAGCACGTTCACCATTTCCAACCTAGGCATGTTCGGCATTGAGGAATTCACCGCCATCATCAACCCACCAGACGCCTGTATTTTGGCTGTGGGTGGTATCAAAGAAACCCCAGTGGTGAAAAACGGACAGATCCAGATTGGCAACGTGATGAAAGTAACCCTTTCCTGCGACCACCGCGTGGTAGACGGCGCCGTTGGCTCTGCGTTCCTGCAGACCCTGAAAGCGTTCCTGGAGAACCCGGTAACCATGCTGGTTTAA